In Drosophila pseudoobscura strain MV-25-SWS-2005 chromosome 4, UCI_Dpse_MV25, whole genome shotgun sequence, the following proteins share a genomic window:
- the LOC26532093 gene encoding uncharacterized protein yields MPPFCCGGRRCANDAAQKEGLQGQMEGDEAKDTIYTTAADYVRPLTLKFYARHDWPYFNCTPEEIRQIREKLDPESLKVAGRLTDARRQSSSEDVVLTQKVDHPTAQPMTENQIYGWYQDRAYRYLKRDRGIFVFPHENDPYIQQILSNKFNNTR; encoded by the coding sequence ATGCCGCCCTTTTGTTGCGGTGGTCGGCGATGTGCGAATGATGCTGCACAAAAGGAGGGGCTGCAGGGACAGATGGAGGGAGATGAAGCTAAGGATACTATTTACACGACGGCCGCCGACTATGTGCGTCCGTTGACCCTCAAGTTCTACGCTCGTCACGATTGGCCGTATTTTAATTGCACTCCGGAGGAGATTCGCCAAATTCGTGAGAAGCTCGATCCGGAGTCGTTAAAGGTAGCTGGCAGACTGACGGACGCCAGGAGACAAAGCAGCAGCGAGGACGTTGTGCTAACACAGAAAGTAGATCATCCCACGGCACAGCCTATGACCGAAAATCAAATCTATGGCTGGTATCAAGATCGCGCCTATCGTTACCTAAAGCGTGATCGTGGCATCTTCGTCTTTCCACACGAGAATGATCCATATATTCAACAGATTCTAAGTAACAAATTTAACAATACTCGATAA
- the LOC117184208 gene encoding uncharacterized protein, with protein MIWKTFTLLLLLGAATTASHLVSSTTEKLSPTTTTASVVEQSTLIKEEQFPAIAPAQAAQSSQSILLQPPPIAGGSGDDEALRRRTVTYDQRQEGQYNIRADLENFMILLIPPGPQESLSLLDLLSRGAATKSSKRKSPQRGPSLKSFYQRNQIQRLQQQQEQQPSQPLVALPEFIEGRTPYHVDISASDTEQAQRLQRQQVDVLPPQLIHMPQLIKPFHLEAEPELIQALPPVPATSSAAGSNLLESYNQPGSHYFRNSRALRGDTYLETNRLAGGEYAQAAHPRSISVPIYRSDLSGQANALYPPIDAPAYVLNEARSWQLDEEPTQVEPKHLLETDIISFDLLSDDLGDSKTLLRDGLARCARGERRDSYGACRQIEGY; from the coding sequence ATGATCTGGAAGACTttcacgctgctgctgctgctgggggcaGCGACGACTGCGTCCCACTTAGTCTCCAGCACCACAGAGAAGCTGTCCccgaccaccaccaccgccagtGTGGTGGAGCAGAGCACTTTGATCAAGGAAGAGCAATTTCCGGCAATTGCCCCAGCTCAAGCGGCCCAGTCGTCCCAGTCGATTCTACTGCAGCCACCGCCGATTGCCGGCGGCAGTGGGGACGATGAGGCACTGCGTCGTCGCACTGTCACTTACGATCAGCGACAGGAGGGGCAATACAACATCCGGGCCGACCTGGAGAACTTCATGATACTACTTATCCCACCGGGACCGCAGGAGAGCCTCAGTCTACTGGATTTGCTTAGCCGTGGAGCAGCGACCAAGAGCAGCAAACGCAAGAGCCCACAACGAGGCCCCTCGCTGAAGTCTTTCTACCAAAGAAACCAAATCCAGaggctgcagcaacagcaggagcagcagccatcgCAGCCGTTGGTGGCCCTGCCCGAGTTCATTGAGGGACGCACGCCCTATCATGTGGACATCTCGGCCAGTGACACGGAGCAGGCGCAGCGTCTGCAGCGCCAACAGGTGGATGTGTTGCCCCCGCAACTGATACACATGCCGCAGCTGATCAAGCCCTTCCACCTGGAGGCAGAGCCCGAGCTTATCCAAGCTCTGCCGCCGGTGCCAGCCACAAGCAGTGCTGCAGGATCGAACCTACTCGAGAGCTACAATCAGCCCGGATCCCATTACTTTCGCAACTCGCGCGCCCTGAGAGGCGACACCTACTTGGAGACCAACCGCCTGGCTGGCGGCGAGTACGCCCAGGCAGCCCACCCACGCTCCATCAGCGTCCCCATCTATCGGAGCGATCTTAGTGGCCAGGCCAATGCCCTGTATCCGCCCATCGATGCCCCGGCCTATGTCCTGAACGAAGCCCGAAGCTGGCAGCTGGATGAAGAGCCCACCCAGGTGGAGCCGAAGCATTTGCTGGAAACGGATATCATCAGCTTCGATCTGCTGTCCGATGATCTGGGCGACTCCAAGACCCTTCTCAGGGATGGTCTGGCACGCTGTGCCCGGGGCGAAAGGCGCGACAGCTACGGGGCGTGCCGCCAGATCGAGGGCTATTGA
- the LOC4817845 gene encoding uncharacterized protein, protein MCKFTNRLFVFALLLLALGVVLAQPVSVKARPGGPRNVISDLLEVLYDDYNDSGYQQEDIYYDQRQKGAENLQLKMDGLVVALAPEMSYHSLYMMADQYFNMREMLLQHSTPEPDETQLYEKVPVREPESTASEEHTRIPDPKTDMESRQHHVVAPQNASRSPSQLLEMLKKLKSRKI, encoded by the exons atgtgcaaATTTACCAATCGATTGTTCGTCtttgccctgctgctgctggctctgggCGTGGTGCTGGCCCAGCCCGTGTCGGTCAAGGCTCGTCCCGGTGGCCCACGAAATGTGATCAGCGATCTGCTGGAGGTCTTGTATGACGACTACAACGATAGCGGGTATCAACAGGAGGATATCTATTATGATCAGCGGCAAAAGGGAGCTGAAAATTTGCAGCTGAAGATGGATGGTCTGGTCGTAGCTCTGGCACCCGAGATGAGTTACCATTCTTTGTATATGATGGCCGATCAGTATTTCA ATATGAGGGAAATGCTTCTCCAACATTCTACTCCAGAGCCAGATGAAACCCAATTGTACGAAAAGGTTCCAGTCAGAGAGCCAGAATCAACCGCTTCAGAGGAGCATACTAGAATTCCAGATCCCAAAACTGATATGGAAAGCCGACAGCATCATGTTGTGGCACCGCAGAACGCTAGCCG TTCACCTTCTCAATTGCTTGAAATGCTAAAGAAGCTTAAAAGCAGAAAAATCTAA
- the ref(2)P gene encoding protein ref(2)P, whose amino-acid sequence MTEKLLKITYQGPDVAGPQKKINAYLRMPSQNFNVLRREIEMYLFQERQLAKCEIRTFWIDHDHDEIEIINQNDYEIFLAKREQNMHLQIAPLVAIVEEPQTAKSAAATTAAPPSADDPSNFTIHDGVECDGCGLSPLVGFRYKCVQCPNYDLCQRCEAAHKHPEHLMVRMPTNNGPSVVEAWISGANKCGRRSGHRSRGHCPFGEAAQAAAAAPAGTADSPREGRRERRHARRHGNVLSQFVDMMINMPENNTPATCASPAQQPKEKASTAEPTATAQKATETESNPTKNKETNTAAPTKKDHTTEEPVAAPRSKESEHTQAQSGTPTTPVINLDSISQMVPPEYMRAGIEILNNFSEMFAKMIDPTESPTAASYAASTASSTEAKKPEESATKQPESANQSTAGSSVSSSGQASLETEPLLPKPSDTPPSPPATEPVKQRRSESLDPDWQVIDSLISLDPLEPTAAPQQPVRDFSQLGQMLRQHMQEEEQREQATANTQTSQVDTVSTSTSTSVSTNSVGTSPAAPEEKTTPTVYHTDERINDSIHAMMAMGFSNEGAWLTQLLESVQGNIPAALDIMHNSQRRN is encoded by the exons ATGACggagaaattgttgaaaatcaCCTATCAGGGCCCAGACGTGGCTGGACCCCAAAAGAAGATTAATGCATACTTGAGAATGCCCTCTCAGAATTTCAATGTATTGCGTCGTGAAATTGAGATGTATCTTTTCCAGGAGCGCCAGCTGGCCAAGTGTGAGATCAGGACCTTCTGGATTG ATCACGATCACGATGAAATCGAAATTATCAACCAAAATGATTATGAAATCTTCCTGGCCAAAAGGGAGCAGAATATGCATCTGCAAATTGCACCTCTTGTTGCTATAGTGGAGGAGCCTCAAACGGCTAAGTCCGCGGCTGCCACCACGGCTGCTCCTCCCTCTGCTGACGATCCGAGCAATTTCACCATCCATGACGGTGTAGAGTGTGACGGCTGTGGCCTGTCGCCATTGGTTGGCTTCCGCTACAAGTGTGTCCAATGCCCGAACTATGACCTTTGCCAAAGATGTGAGGCAGCTCACAAGCATCCAGAGCATTTGATGGTCCGCATGCCCACCAATAACGGACCAAGTGTTGTGGAGGCTTGGATAAGCGGTGCGAATAAATGTGGTCGGCGCTCGGGCCACCGCTCCCGTGGCCACTGCCCATTCGGAGAGGCTGCTcaggcagcagctgcggctccAGCAGGAACAGCTGATTCGCCCAGGGAGGGTCGCCGCGAGCGTCGTCATGCCCGTCGTCATGGCAACGTATTATCCCAGTTTGTGGACATGATGATCAACATGCCGGAGAACAACACTCCAGCCACTTGTGCGTCGCCAGCACAACAACCAAAGGAAAAGGCTTCAACTGCTgaaccaacagcaacagcacaaaAGGCCACCGAGACCGAATCAAATCCAACTAAAAACAAGGAGACCAACACTGCTGCTCCAACTAAGAAAGACCACACGACCGAAGAGCCAGTGGCTGCTCCGCGCTCTAAGGAATCAGAGCATACCCAGGCCCAGTCCGGTACTCCAACTACTCCGGTTATTAATCTGGACAGCATTTCGCAAATGGTGCCACCTGAGTACATGCGTGCAGGCATTGAAATCTTGAACAATTTCAGCGAAATGTTTGCCAAGATGATTGATCCCACAGAGTCGCCCACTGCCGCAAGCTATGCAGCCTCGACAGCCTCATCCACTGAGGCAAAGAAACCAGAAGAGTCCGCAACTAAGCAGCCTGAATCTGCTAACCAATCGACTGCGGGGTCTTCTGTCTCGTCGTCAGGTCAGGCTTCTCTTGAAACGGAACCCTTGCTGCCCAAGCCATCTGatacaccaccatcaccaccgGCCACCGAGCCGGTGAAGCAGCGTCGCTCAGAAAGCTTGGATCCCGATTGGCAAGTGATTGATTCGCTAATCTCTCTGGACCCACTCGAGCCCACTGCTGCACCACAGCAGCCAGTGCGCGATTTCAGTCAGCTGGGACAGATGCTGCGTCAGCATATGCAAGAGGAAGAGCAACGCGAGCAGGCTACAGCCAACACCCAGACTTCTCAGGTGGATACGGTGagcacttccacttccacgtCGGTTTCCACCAATAGCGTCGGCACCTCACCAGCAGCCCCCGAGGAAAAGACCACTCCGACAGTCTATCATACCG ATGAACGCATCAACGACTCCATACACGCAATGATGGCCATGGGCTTCAGCAATGAGGGCGCCTGGTTGACACAGCTACTGGAGTCGGTCCAGGGCAATATACCAGCTGCTCTTGACATTATGCACAATTCGCAGCGTCGTaactaa
- the LOC4818180 gene encoding uncharacterized protein produces MAINELQGCLGDVCETGDQQNGSSSYAGFYFNFCTLISHVLLTGITVAIVYKCLVLKLAHTAGHAFYCTIAFVFFMGEALLVRNSRSLEAWIGQTNLNRLHAILGLLAFLVGVGGIAIKTWQKLERKREDPNATVRHFRSNHGFFGIVGCALLLGSVLSGLPLYFISSSVTLKFLHRFFGLIGFLALMVSQMFGYNTGFGRRQWKRHHQNLFKFFTFIATITTSNYELRRFVRDIFVLISNSLFQAEPVQAREDL; encoded by the exons ATGGCCATCAATGAATTACAAGGCTGTCTAGGCGATGTCTGCGAGACGGGAGATCAGCAGAATGGTTCCAGTAGCTATGCAGGATTTTACTTTAACTTCTGCACCCTCATCTCGCACGTTCTGCTAACTGGGATCACCGTGGCCATCGTCTACAAGTGCTTGGTCCTGAAGCTGGCGCACACGGCTGGACATGCTTTCTACTGCACAATTGCT TTTGTTTTCTTCATGGGCGAGGCTTTGTTGGTGAGAAACAGCAGGAGCCTGGAGGCATGGATCGGACAGACCAACTTGAATCGCTTGCATGCGATTCTGGGGCTGCTGGCGTTCCTGGTCGGGGTCGGAGGCATTGCTATCAAGACATGGCAGAAGCTGGAACGGAAACGAGAAGATCCCAACGCTACGGTACGGCACTTCCGCAGCAATCACGGCTTCTTTG GCATAGTCGGCTGTGCTCTTCTGCTTGGCAGCGTGCTAAGCGGTCTACCTCtgtatttcatcagcagtaGCGTTACTTTGAAATTCCTCCATCGTTTCTTCGGCCTGATCGGATTCCTCGCATTGATGGTCTCGCAAATGTTTGGCTATAATACGGGCTTCGGACGGCGCCAATGGAAACGTCACCACCAGAATCTGTTCAAGTTCTTTACATTTATTGCCACCATAACTACCTCAAATTACGAATTACGAAGATTTGTACGGGATATTTTTGTCTTAATATCAAATAGTCTCTTCCAGGCAGAGCCAGTACAAGCGAGAGAAGACCTTTAG
- the Tep4 gene encoding pregnancy zone protein yields the protein MMEPVKCEGKYTIVGPGTIHSHRDYNVAVAVHQTQEPVTLKIGITGPSFNETQKVELAKSDEFKQITFKLPPLETGDYNLTAEGVSGLKFVNTTKLNYDDFRPYIKIQTDKGKYKPGDTINYRVIFLDENLRPDTAEDGVVVWFEDSKRNRIKQEKHIKTTSGVYTGKFELSEFATLGTWTLLVHNGENQQGRSFYPGGRHFGHFRSDERVSFEVEKYVLPKYTVKMDATQQVSVRDGDINIVLKANYTYGKPVNGKVLVNVHMDETSVWENVDGKTVRNDFPGHSLIATADMVNGKAKFDLNLKEFASYLPHKTSSSYAQITATLEENFTGVKLNETSGVQLYPYRYEMSCPDFSSCYSFKPDKEQELVFKITLVDGSLLTDTKSVVKAKFTEGIRHTYGFYHYGSEEKQPELPEIEKKTFEFESHLNESSLVPFKVTLPDLPDMENYTRYYSIELEYADEKRELYTTYPYREPKKIDTTDPSEEEKEKEWFRAEVNRPKDTWNLKIGQEYQVTLNSSRPLKYFFYNIIGRGNVLNTERVDLAEPQKVYNITLKPTFLTAPHGRIYVYYVDESGEFRYAEDTFSVEVELQNKIEITGPEEVKPGADVELEIKTPPKSFVGLLAVDQSVLLLGGNNDLDKDSFNWRLGGYDTSTPWQGGYSYYPGERSGVVTMTNAYFFYNRTAPISYAQAFGFGGGTVSAMRKTAIAQDSPVYHTTTSALGAVPTAGFSAESGAAAAAPVVRKNFAETWIFADIENTETEIFKWVKTIPDTITNWVVTGFSLNTEKGLGVTDHKVNIKTFQPFFVSIRLPYSVKRGELINVPALVFNYLPKNLDVELTLDNQDDEFEFVDASNEVIGDQKRTQVIRVGANEAAGASFLIRPKVIGNILLKFSAISPLAGDAVHKSLKVIPEGITKYQNRAFFVNLKDVGEYKNTFELEVPEDIVPDSQRVEFGLVGDLLGPVIKNLENLLRLPSGCGEQTMSKLVPNYLVRDYLKSIKKLTPAIETRIKRNLQEGYQNMLHYRHDDGSFSSFGPGKWREEDPDRNGSTWLTSYVLRSFSKIKDIIDLDEKSLESGYEFLLSRQVENGSFTDAGEYFYGSQRSSLTLTANALLALLEQDKKNQTAIDKAVAYLSAHTEESEELLPKSIAVYALQKSKAPDAAKHVASLKALAQQEDDRTWWTEDTEKLRASKGCRRWWCWVWSHDVEITSYALLTLLETEQETPDSVLNTIRWLVAQRNSFGGFASSQDTVVGLQALIKFAEKSGYEAAKWEVSVSNKGKREKTEKLSATEENDLVLQTVEFPQGTQSLEFEAKGTGAALIQISYQYNVVEKETKPSFKIQTIVKPESSPAKLELSVCVEYVEEGKAKASNMAILEVSLPSGYTADEDSFKDIKDIERVRLVETKNGDSVIVVYFENLLRGELKCIPFDAFRTHAVANQKPAPVVLYDYYDTNKKATEYYQIESKLCDICEDSECKSKC from the exons ATGATGGAACCGGTAAAATGCGAGGG TAAATACACCATTGTTGGCCCCGGAACCATACATTCTCATCGCGACTACAATGTGGCCGTTGCCGTTCATCAAACCCAGGAGCCGGTGACCCTCAAAATTGGCATCACAGGACCCTCATTCAATGAGACCCAAAAGGTGGAACTGGCCAAGTCAGATGAGTTCAAGCAGATCACCTTCAAGCTGCCGCCTCTGGAGACGGGGGATTACAATCTTACCGCCGAGGGCGTATCGGGGCTGAAATTTGTCAATACAACGAAGCTTAACTATGATGACTTCAGGCCGTACATTAAGATACAAACCGATAAGGGGAAGTACAAGCCCGGCGATACGATCAACTATCGCGTCATCTTCCTGGATGAGAACCTGCGACCGGACACAGCTGAGGACGGCGTCGTTGTCTGGTTCGAAGACTCCAAGCGCAACCGCATTAAGCAGGAGAAGCACATCAAGACCACCAGCGGAGTGTACACTGGGAAGTTTGAGCTCTCCGAGTTTGCCACGCTCGGCACGTGGACTCTACTAGTTCATAATGGCGAAAATCAGCAGGGACGCTCATTTTATCCAGGCGGACGACACTTTGGCCACTTTCGTTCCGATGAACGTGTCTCCTTCGAGGTGGAGAAATATGTCCTGCCCAAGTACACTGTCAAAATGGATGCCACACAGCAAGTGTCAGTCAGAGATGGTGATATAAACATAGTGCTGAAGGCCAA CTATACCTATGGCAAGCCCGTCAATGGCAAGGTTTTGGTCAATGTGCACATGGATGAGACCAGTGTGTGGGAGAATGTCGATGGCAAAACCGTGCGCAATGACTTCCCCGGACACTCGCTGATTGCCACCGCGGACATGGTCAACGGCAAAGCCAAGTTTGATTTGAATCTGAAGGAGTTCGCTAGTTATTTGCCACACAAAACGTCATCGTCATATGCCCAGATTACGGCAACTCTCGAGGAGAACTTTACGGGCGTGAAACTCAACGAAACTAGTGGTGTTCAACTGTATCCGTATCGCTATGAGATGTCTTGCCCGGACTTTTCGTCTTGCTATTCGTTCAAGCCCGATAAGGAGCAGGAGCTTGTCTTCAAGATAACCCTGGTCGATGGCTCTCTGCTGACAGACACCAAGTCGGTTGTCAAG GCAAAGTTCACCGAAGGAATACGGCATACCTATGGCTTCTATCACTATGGCAGTGAGGAAAAGCAGCCAGAATTGCCTGAGATTGAGAAGAAAACGTTCGAGTTCGAGAGTCATTTGAATGAGTCGAGTCTGGTGCCATTTAAGGTCACTCTTCCCGATCTGCCGGACATGGAAAACTATACGCGCTACTATAGCATTGAGCTGGAGTATGCGGACGAGAAGCGGGAGCTTTACACCACCTATCCCTATAGGGAGCCGAAGAAAATCGACACGACCGACCCCAGCGAGGAGGAAAAGGAGAAGGAATGGTTTAGGGCCGAAGTGAACAGACCGAAGGACACCTGGAA CCTGAAGATAGGCCAGGAGTACCAGGTAACCTTGAACTCCAGTCGTCCACTCAAGTACTTTTTCTACAACATCATTGGTCGCGGCAATGTCCTGAACACTGAGCGAGTGGATCTGGCCGAACCCCAGAAGGTCTACAACATCACACTAAAACCTACATTCTTGACCGCGCCCCATGGTCGCATCTATGTGTATTACGTGGATGAATCGGGCGAATTCCGCTATGCCGAGGACACCTTTAGCGTCGAGGTTGAACTGCAAAACAAGATTGAGATCACAGGCCCGGAGGAAGTGAAGCCAGGTGCCGATGTTGAGCTGGAAATAAAGACACCGCCCAAGTCTTTTGTTGGCCTTCTGGCTGTGGATCAGAGCGTTCTGCTCTTGGGCGGTAATAACGATCTGGACAAGGATTCGTTCAACTGGCGCTTAGGCGGCTATGACACGTCCACACCTTGGCAAGGTGGCTATTCCTACTATCCCGGCGAACGCAGCGGTGTTGTGACCATGACCAATGCCTATTTCTTCTATAATCGCACCGCTCCTATTAGCTATGCAC AagcttttggttttggtggTGGAACCGTTTCGGCCATGCGGAAGACTGCTATcgcgcaggactctcctgtcTACCATACAACAACCTCAGCATTGGGTGCTGTTCCAACTGCAGGATTTTCTGCAGAATccggtgccgctgctgctgcaccagtGGTCCGTAAGAACTTTGCAGAAACTTGGATTTTCGCAGATATTGAaaacacagagacagagatctTCAAGTGGGTGAAGACCATACCCGACACGATCACCAATTGGGTGGTCACTGGATTCTCCCTGAACACAGAGAAGGGGCTAGGTGTGACCGACCATAAGGTGAACATTAAGACGTTCCAGCCCTTCTTCGTCTCCATCCGTTTGCCTTACTCGGTGAAACGTGGCGAGCTCATTAATGTCCCAGCCTTGGTCTTCAACTATTTGCCCAAGAATCTGGATGTGGAGCTGACGTTAGACAATCAAGATGATGAATTCGAATTCGTCGATGCCTCCAATGAGGTTATTGGCGATCAGAAGCGTACTCAGGTCATCCGTGTGGGAGCCAATGAGGCAGCCGGTGCATCATTCCTGATTCGTCCGAAGGTGATTGGAAATATTCTACTAAAGTTTTCAGCCATCTCTCCTTTGGCAGGCGATGCTGTCCACAAGTCGCTTAAGGTAATCCCAGAAGGAATCACAAAATATCAGAATCGAGCCTTCTTCGTCAATCTCAAGGATGTTGGAGAGTATAAAAACACCTTTGAACTGGAAGTGCCGGAGGATATTGTTCCAGATTCGCAGCGAGTGGAATTCGGACTTGTAGGCGATCTGCTCGGCCCAGTGATCAAAAACCTAGAGAACCTCCTGAGATTGCCCAGCGGCTGTGGCGAGCAGACTATGTCTAAATTGGTTCCCAACTATTTAGTAAGAGACTACCTGAAGAGCATCAAGAAACTAACTCCTGCCATTGAAACACGCATCAAGAGAAACTTACAAGAAGGCTATCAGAATATGCTGCACTATCGTCACGATGATGGGAGCTTCAGTTCCTTCGGCCCTGGCAAATGGAGAGAGGAAGACCCTGACCGCAATGGCTCTACCTGGCTGACATCCTATGTCTTGCGCTCCTTCAGTAAAATCAAAGACATCATTGATTTGGATGAAAAAAGCTTGGAAAGTGGTTATGAATTCCTTCTGAGCCGTCAGGTAGAGAATGGCAGCTTCACCGACGCAGGAGAATACTTCTACGGATCGCAGCGCTCTTCACTGACTCTTACAGCCAACGCCCTGCTGGCACTACTCGAGCAGGACAAGAAGAACCAGACAGCCATAGACAAGGCCGTGGCCTATCTGAGTGCCCACACAGAGGAGTCTGAGGAATTGCTGCCCAAATCTATAGCCGTCTATGCCTTGCAAAAATCAAAGGCTCCAGACGCCGCTAAACATGTGGCAAGCCTCAAAGCCCTAGCACAGCAGGAAGACGACCGCACATGGTGGACGGAGGACACAGAGAAGCTGCGGGCTTCCAAGGGCTGCCGCCGTTGGTGGTGTTGGGTCTGGAGCCACGACGTGGAGATCACCTCCTATGCGCTGCTCACACTGCTGGAAACAGAGCAGGAGACACCGGACTCGGTTTTGAACACTATCCGCTGGCTAGTGGCGCAGCGCAATAGTTTTGGAGGGTTTGCCTCCAGCCAGGACACAGTTGTAGGTCTGCAAGCCCTGATCAAGTTCGCTGAGAAGTCGGGCTATGAAGCGGCCAAGTGGGAGGTGAGTGTCTCTAACAAGGGAAAGCGAGAGAAGACCGAGAAACTGAGCGCCACGGAGGAAAACGATCTGGTGCTGCAGACTGTCGAGTTTCCACAGGGTACCCAGTCGCTGGAGTTCGAGGCTAAGGGCACAGGAGCAGCTCTGATTCAGATTAGCTATCAATACAATGTGGTAGAGAAGGAAACAAAGCCCAGctttaaaatacaaacaattGTCAAGCCAGAATCCTCGCCAGCCAAGCTGGAACTGAGCGTGTGTGTGGAGTACGTGGAGGAGGGCAAAGCAAAGGCCTCCAACATGGCCATACTAGAGGTATCCTTGCCGTCTGGGTATACCGCCGATGAAGATAGCTTCAAGGACATAAAAGACATTGAGCGTGTCAGG TTGGTGGAAACCAAAAACGGCGATTCTGTGATTGTTGTCTACTTCGAGAATCTGCTGAGGGGTGAACTCAAATGCATACCCTTCGACGCTTTTAGAACCCATGCGGTGGCCAACCAGAAACCCGCTCCCGTTGTCCTCTACGACTATTATGATACGAACAAGAAGGCCACCGAATATTATCAAATAGAATCGAAGCTCTGCGACATTTGCGAAGACTCTGAGTGCAAGAGCAAGTGTTAA